The proteins below are encoded in one region of Gammaproteobacteria bacterium:
- a CDS encoding serine hydrolase, with amino-acid sequence MLRQGIIITTCIYLLAAVSVGWAGETPFVDSRILKKFLDPNQLKLHSSTVIVKDSREQVTLYSKNSRESLAMASITKLMTAMIVLDSNQALDEYITILREDKDRLRWSRSRLKYGSILTRGELLQLALAASENRAASALARTYPGGKAAFIKAMNRKAQILGMHNTTFADASGLHPDNVASANDLIILLETAYYYPLIRSMSTVDKGEVLNARNNHSIKFINTNRLLRSDSWKIDLSKTGFTSDAGYCLVMFAEIAERPVTIVLLNSWGKYSKYGDANRIRNWILANFKKAKRYYSNVANNI; translated from the coding sequence ATGTTACGCCAAGGAATAATTATCACCACATGTATATACCTGCTCGCCGCTGTATCAGTGGGTTGGGCCGGTGAAACTCCGTTTGTGGATAGTCGCATCTTAAAAAAATTTCTAGATCCGAACCAGTTAAAATTACACTCCAGCACCGTTATCGTTAAAGACAGTCGAGAACAAGTCACTTTATACAGCAAAAATTCCAGGGAATCTCTGGCCATGGCATCTATCACAAAATTGATGACTGCCATGATTGTACTGGACTCTAACCAGGCGTTGGATGAATACATAACCATTTTGCGCGAAGACAAAGATCGTTTGCGTTGGTCCCGTTCACGTTTGAAATACGGTTCCATACTCACCCGGGGAGAATTGTTGCAGTTGGCTCTCGCCGCTTCTGAAAATCGCGCAGCGTCGGCTCTGGCCCGCACCTACCCCGGCGGAAAGGCAGCGTTCATCAAAGCCATGAACCGAAAAGCGCAAATACTGGGTATGCACAATACGACATTCGCAGATGCCTCCGGCTTACACCCCGACAATGTAGCCAGTGCCAATGACTTGATTATTTTGCTGGAAACCGCTTACTACTACCCGTTGATTCGCAGCATGAGTACCGTCGATAAAGGCGAGGTTCTGAATGCCAGAAACAACCATTCCATAAAGTTTATCAACACAAACCGACTGCTACGTAGCGACAGCTGGAAAATCGACTTAAGTAAAACGGGGTTTACCTCAGATGCAGGTTATTGCCTGGTTATGTTTGCTGAAATTGCCGAACGTCCCGTGACCATTGTGCTGCTCAATTCATGGGGCAAATACAGCAAATACGGCGACGCCAACCGAATTCGCAATTGGATACTTGCCAATTTCAAAAAAGCCAAGCGTTATTATTCCAATGTAGCAAATAACATTTAA
- a CDS encoding zinc ribbon domain-containing protein has product MPTYDYKCDFNERVIEVRHSMADEIRSWGELCQKAGIDPGTTPSDTPVHKLATGGQIVKSGRLGETTPPCGQGPCCGGGCSLM; this is encoded by the coding sequence ATGCCCACATATGACTACAAGTGCGACTTCAATGAACGGGTCATTGAAGTTCGCCATTCCATGGCCGATGAGATACGCAGCTGGGGCGAGCTTTGTCAAAAAGCCGGAATTGATCCCGGTACGACCCCGTCAGATACACCTGTACATAAATTGGCAACTGGCGGACAAATTGTTAAAAGCGGACGCTTAGGTGAGACCACTCCTCCGTGTGGGCAAGGGCCATGTTGCGGCGGTGGTTGCAGTCTGATGTGA